In one Mucilaginibacter sp. PAMB04168 genomic region, the following are encoded:
- a CDS encoding AAA family ATPase: MSKIIALANQKGGVGKTTSSINLAASLAVLEYKTLLVDADPQANSTSGIGFDPRTIKNSIYECIINQIDPAEAIQKTETPNLDLLPAHIDLVGAEIEMINLTDREYKMRAILDKVRDKYDFIIIDCSPSLGLITINALTAADSVIIPVQCEYFALEGLGKLLNTIKIVQNRLNPQLDIEGILLTMYDVRLRLSNQVVEEVRTHFEDLVFDTIIQRNTRLSEAPSFGVSVIMHDATCKGAVNYLNLAREIIRKNGLTKTSGKATPAAV; encoded by the coding sequence ATGAGTAAAATTATCGCGTTAGCTAATCAGAAAGGGGGAGTTGGTAAAACAACATCTTCAATCAATCTGGCTGCAAGTTTAGCTGTGTTAGAATACAAAACATTGTTGGTTGATGCTGACCCGCAGGCAAACTCTACCTCGGGTATTGGATTTGACCCGCGTACCATAAAAAATAGCATTTACGAGTGTATTATTAACCAGATTGACCCGGCAGAGGCTATACAAAAAACCGAAACGCCTAATTTGGATCTGCTGCCTGCTCATATTGACCTTGTTGGTGCCGAGATTGAGATGATTAACCTTACCGACCGTGAATACAAGATGCGGGCAATACTTGATAAGGTGCGCGATAAGTATGATTTTATCATTATAGACTGTTCGCCATCATTAGGTTTAATTACCATTAACGCCCTTACCGCCGCCGATTCGGTAATTATACCGGTACAGTGCGAGTATTTTGCGTTAGAAGGTTTAGGCAAATTGCTTAACACCATAAAAATTGTACAAAACCGCTTAAACCCTCAATTGGATATAGAAGGTATATTGTTAACTATGTACGATGTACGCCTTCGTTTATCAAATCAGGTGGTTGAAGAAGTACGCACACATTTTGAAGACCTGGTGTTTGATACCATTATACAGCGCAACACGCGTTTAAGCGAGGCGCCAAGCTTTGGCGTATCAGTTATTATGCACGATGCTACCTGTAAAGGAGCCGTTAACTATTTAAACCTGGCCCGTGAAATCATCCGTAAAAATGGGTTAACGAAAACCTCGGGTAAGGCTACACCTGCCGCAGTTTAA
- a CDS encoding TonB-dependent receptor, producing MIIKSTLFAAFLVLFALQATAQQPDAVKTDSTQRLRPVTVRGYLSEQQMLQVPASVGVLNSAQLTLQSNNSMVSAMNTLPGVRMEERTPGSYRLSIRGSLLRSPFGVRNVKIYFDEIPLTDAGGNTYLNALDVSSLHSIEVLKGPDGSLFGANSGGVVLINPVSRLRDSSVVSVGFNAGSYGLIHQNAAVHQQWGKNDLNVSQGYQSYDGYRDHSYMQRHYLQMVNRYHYGKSNQLKLIGFYSDLQYQTPGGLNLAQLQANPRASRPATATLPGAIEQHIGISTKMLFGGVVNEARLSNRVRNVATVFGSHVNFENPFITNYEQRNEGTYGARTYFELSGLAAASLDWKLNLGAEWQQTNADINNYDNLAGVTGNPQSLDVVNTNQHFVFTRYAATLYRRLNIEAALSLNYYQYKFRNAYPLNQAGLSTRNFKPQLMPRVALSYEITNNFIWRASVSRGYSTPTIAEVRPSNNLINTDLQPETGWNYETGLRLRNRDESLMLDASVFYYRLNNTIVNQRLANETDYFVNAGGTKQLGFELNFTGWIMRPVNSGTIRGIQFNEAFTYNRFNFRSYSINNTDYSGNRLTGVPRQVVVSSLQFRLPQAVYLFVQHNYTARIPVNDANSVYAGSYHLLQAKAGWQFGIGAKTRLNIYAGADNLLNKNYSLGNDLNAVGNRYYNPASLRNYYAGMSIGF from the coding sequence ATGATAATTAAATCAACCTTGTTTGCAGCTTTCTTAGTACTATTTGCTTTGCAGGCTACAGCGCAACAGCCTGATGCTGTAAAAACGGATAGCACACAGCGCTTAAGGCCGGTAACCGTTCGGGGCTATTTATCGGAGCAACAAATGCTGCAGGTGCCGGCTTCGGTAGGGGTGTTAAACTCTGCCCAGTTAACTTTACAATCCAATAATTCGATGGTAAGTGCTATGAACACCCTACCTGGCGTACGCATGGAAGAACGTACGCCGGGTAGCTATCGTTTATCCATCAGGGGGAGTTTACTGCGGTCGCCTTTCGGGGTGCGTAACGTTAAAATTTATTTTGATGAAATACCACTTACCGATGCAGGCGGTAATACTTACCTCAATGCTTTAGACGTAAGCAGCCTGCACAGTATTGAGGTACTGAAAGGCCCCGATGGCAGCTTGTTTGGTGCTAATTCGGGCGGTGTTGTGCTTATAAATCCGGTAAGCCGTTTGCGCGATAGTAGCGTGGTATCGGTTGGTTTTAATGCTGGTTCGTATGGGTTAATCCATCAAAATGCCGCTGTTCATCAACAGTGGGGGAAAAATGACTTAAACGTTAGTCAGGGTTACCAAAGTTACGACGGCTACCGAGACCATAGCTACATGCAACGGCATTACTTGCAAATGGTAAACCGTTACCACTACGGAAAAAGCAACCAATTAAAGCTCATTGGCTTTTACTCAGACCTGCAATACCAAACCCCGGGTGGTTTAAATTTAGCCCAGTTACAGGCCAACCCACGCGCTTCAAGGCCAGCTACGGCTACATTGCCCGGCGCCATTGAGCAGCATATTGGCATAAGCACCAAAATGCTTTTTGGCGGTGTGGTAAACGAGGCCAGATTGAGTAACCGTGTCCGCAACGTGGCGACGGTTTTTGGCAGCCATGTAAATTTTGAAAACCCTTTTATCACCAACTATGAGCAGCGTAATGAGGGTACTTATGGTGCACGCACTTACTTCGAATTAAGCGGACTGGCGGCTGCCTCGTTAGATTGGAAACTGAACTTAGGGGCCGAATGGCAGCAAACCAATGCTGATATTAATAATTACGATAACCTGGCTGGCGTAACAGGCAACCCCCAATCGCTTGATGTGGTGAACACTAATCAGCATTTTGTATTTACCCGGTATGCAGCTACTTTATACCGCCGCTTAAATATAGAAGCAGCCTTAAGCTTAAACTATTATCAATACAAGTTCAGGAATGCTTATCCGCTTAACCAGGCCGGGTTAAGTACGCGTAACTTTAAGCCCCAGCTTATGCCACGGGTGGCCTTGTCATACGAGATAACCAACAACTTTATCTGGCGGGCGTCGGTTAGCCGCGGTTACTCTACCCCAACCATTGCCGAGGTAAGGCCCAGCAATAACCTTATCAATACCGATCTGCAACCCGAAACCGGCTGGAACTATGAAACCGGTTTGCGCTTGCGTAACCGCGATGAAAGCTTGATGCTGGATGCATCTGTGTTTTACTATCGCCTCAACAACACCATTGTAAACCAGCGTTTGGCAAACGAGACAGACTATTTTGTAAATGCAGGCGGCACCAAACAGTTAGGTTTCGAGCTCAATTTTACAGGTTGGATTATGAGGCCTGTAAACAGTGGCACTATCCGTGGCATACAGTTTAACGAAGCGTTTACATATAACCGGTTCAACTTCCGTAGTTATAGTATTAATAATACCGATTACTCGGGCAACCGCCTTACGGGTGTACCAAGGCAGGTAGTGGTAAGTAGTTTGCAATTCAGGTTGCCGCAAGCCGTATATCTGTTTGTTCAGCATAACTACACCGCCCGCATCCCGGTAAATGATGCTAACTCGGTTTATGCCGGTTCTTATCATTTGCTGCAGGCCAAGGCAGGATGGCAGTTTGGCATAGGCGCTAAAACCCGTTTAAATATTTACGCCGGTGCTGATAATTTGCTCAACAAAAATTACAGTTTAGGTAATGATTTAAACGCCGTAGGTAACCGTTATTACAATCCTGCATCCTTAAGAAACTATTATGCGGGGATGAGTATAGGATTTTGA
- the dapB gene encoding 4-hydroxy-tetrahydrodipicolinate reductase: protein MKIGLFGYGKMGKIIEKIATDRQHEIVLKIDQDNLHEATPENLQKADVMIEFTTPASAISNIERCFEAGVPIVVGTTGWYEQLDKVKQKCLTSNNTLLYGSNYSVGVNIFFHVNRILAKIMNNYPYYEVQVEEIHHTQKLDSPSGTAITIAEGILDGLEAKNEWKNVLVSDTGETADDNLNNNQLLIESHRIESVPGTHTVLYDSEVDSIEFKHTAHNRNGFALGAVLAAEWVKDKKGFYQVTDMFTFNA from the coding sequence ATGAAGATAGGATTATTCGGTTATGGCAAAATGGGCAAGATCATTGAAAAAATTGCCACTGATCGCCAGCACGAAATTGTACTGAAAATAGACCAAGACAACCTGCACGAGGCCACCCCCGAGAACCTGCAAAAGGCCGACGTGATGATTGAGTTTACTACACCGGCATCGGCCATCAGCAATATTGAACGTTGCTTTGAGGCAGGCGTTCCCATTGTGGTTGGTACTACCGGCTGGTATGAACAACTGGACAAAGTAAAACAAAAATGCCTTACGAGTAACAATACCTTATTATATGGCTCTAACTATAGCGTTGGTGTGAATATCTTCTTTCATGTTAACCGTATTTTGGCCAAAATCATGAATAATTATCCCTATTACGAGGTACAGGTAGAGGAGATTCATCATACCCAAAAGCTGGATTCGCCAAGCGGTACGGCCATCACTATTGCCGAAGGCATTTTGGACGGTCTGGAAGCTAAAAATGAGTGGAAAAACGTTTTGGTAAGCGATACCGGCGAAACAGCAGATGACAATCTGAACAACAACCAACTGCTTATAGAATCGCACCGGATTGAAAGCGTACCAGGTACACATACCGTACTTTATGACTCTGAAGTTGACAGCATTGAATTTAAGCATACCGCACATAACCGCAATGGTTTTGCGCTGGGTGCTGTGTTAGCTGCCGAATGGGTTAAAGATAAAAAAGGATTTTACCAGGTAACAGATATGTTTACCTTTAACGCCTAA
- a CDS encoding NAD(P)H-dependent oxidoreductase: protein MITIIAATNRPGSSTLKLAKYYQRQLLNKGLEVKLLSLDELPPNFIQTDMFGSRSAAFEPIQQLITNTEKFLFVIPEYNGSFPGILKAFIDACTFPDSFYEKKAALVGLSSGTYGNIRGIEHFAGICSYLHLHVLPLRLHIPAVRKEINAEGNLFEEKTVGFVNEQIDKFVRF, encoded by the coding sequence ATGATAACTATCATTGCCGCTACCAATCGCCCTGGTAGTTCAACTCTAAAATTAGCTAAATATTATCAGCGCCAGCTCCTAAATAAAGGATTAGAAGTAAAGCTGCTATCGCTCGATGAGTTGCCGCCGAATTTTATACAGACCGACATGTTTGGCAGCCGCAGCGCTGCCTTTGAGCCCATACAGCAATTAATAACTAATACCGAAAAATTCCTGTTCGTGATACCGGAGTACAACGGTAGTTTTCCGGGCATATTAAAGGCTTTTATCGATGCTTGCACTTTTCCGGATAGCTTTTATGAGAAAAAGGCTGCACTGGTTGGCTTGTCGTCGGGTACTTACGGCAACATACGCGGTATTGAGCATTTTGCCGGAATTTGCAGCTACCTGCATTTACACGTTTTACCGCTGCGCTTGCATATACCGGCGGTACGCAAAGAGATAAATGCAGAAGGCAATTTATTTGAGGAAAAAACGGTAGGCTTTGTCAATGAGCAGATTGATAAATTTGTAAGGTTTTAA
- a CDS encoding acyltransferase, whose translation MIQTQDPAPGAEPLLISEKRSPALHLNFLDGLRAITALYVVLHHAFRELPVNTNPYVKLVTYPFRFGGAGVAVFIVLSGFCLMIPVARNNSKLKDSTGKFLIKRAKRILPTYYLAMLFALIMFYTVVGNDTTTHWKGMGPVSYKDIITHILLIHNIFYDTSRTINYCFWSIAVEWYIYFLFPIIVFFWRKFNAVKTTLATVLIAALIQVFLSRFQENLNVKFISPIFIGLFGLGMFAAHVSFSNNKSLTFLKNFRYWPVVLLITFMLFLSGHFAHSFYQKIEGPLLTSGSLLPTIYTGLFASSLLIALSTNKLTGFRKFLSLKPLVSIGTFAYSIYLIHAPLIEVVMRYVILPLNMGIIANLIILTFAGGAFIITVSYGFYLIAEKPFLNTKRASATTSDAVQPLAVS comes from the coding sequence ATGATCCAAACACAAGACCCTGCCCCTGGAGCTGAGCCTTTATTAATTAGTGAGAAGCGTTCACCTGCTTTACACCTCAATTTTTTGGATGGTTTAAGAGCAATAACAGCACTTTATGTAGTATTACACCATGCTTTTCGCGAGTTACCAGTAAATACAAATCCTTACGTTAAACTTGTAACCTACCCGTTCAGATTTGGCGGTGCGGGCGTTGCCGTGTTCATTGTTCTTTCAGGTTTTTGTTTGATGATTCCTGTTGCCAGAAATAACAGCAAGTTAAAAGACAGTACGGGTAAGTTTTTAATTAAAAGAGCAAAGCGAATACTACCAACCTACTACCTGGCTATGTTGTTTGCCTTAATTATGTTTTATACCGTTGTTGGAAACGACACAACAACTCACTGGAAAGGCATGGGTCCGGTTTCATACAAAGACATCATTACCCATATCTTACTTATCCACAATATTTTTTATGACACCTCACGCACTATTAATTATTGCTTTTGGTCTATTGCGGTAGAGTGGTACATCTATTTTTTATTCCCCATAATTGTATTCTTCTGGCGCAAGTTTAATGCGGTAAAAACAACTTTAGCAACCGTATTGATAGCCGCATTAATACAAGTGTTTTTATCCCGTTTTCAAGAAAACCTAAACGTTAAATTCATCAGCCCAATTTTTATTGGCCTGTTTGGCTTAGGAATGTTTGCAGCACATGTTTCTTTTTCAAATAACAAGAGTTTAACTTTTCTTAAAAACTTCAGGTACTGGCCGGTTGTACTTTTAATCACATTTATGCTGTTTTTGAGCGGCCATTTTGCACATAGCTTTTATCAAAAAATTGAGGGACCACTACTTACATCGGGTTCTTTATTGCCTACCATATATACTGGTTTATTTGCATCCAGTTTGCTCATAGCGCTATCAACAAACAAGTTAACCGGCTTCCGCAAATTCTTGTCGTTAAAGCCGCTGGTTTCTATAGGCACATTTGCTTACAGCATTTATTTAATACATGCCCCGCTTATTGAAGTTGTAATGCGTTATGTAATACTCCCTTTAAATATGGGAATTATTGCAAACCTGATTATACTGACTTTTGCAGGCGGCGCTTTTATTATAACGGTATCATACGGCTTTTACTTAATTGCTGAAAAACCTTTTCTGAACACTAAAAGAGCATCGGCAACCACCAGTGATGCCGTGCAACCGCTGGCAGTGTCCTAA
- a CDS encoding cobalamin-binding protein, translating into MPADRIISLLPAATEIICALGLDNRLVGRSHACDFPETVKQLPVCSYDRIGSNLSSLQIDEQVKQLLTNALSVYELNNELIEQLLPDVIITQDQCAVCAVSLPEVEKALSAQLGKPAQIISLQPNSLAEIIGNIEEVARTLGATTAGENLIEELQERVDIIRHKLKFIDAKPTVACIEWLDPLMVSGNWVPELVAIAGGEPVMAEAGKHSPYIQWEDLRLQDPDVIVLMACGFSIERTLKEVETLLQLPGFSDLRAVKNKRLYIADGNHYFNRPGPRIIDSIEILAEIINPKQFIFGYEGDGWIKFEV; encoded by the coding sequence ATGCCTGCTGATAGAATTATATCCCTGCTGCCCGCCGCTACCGAAATTATTTGCGCCCTTGGATTGGACAACCGCCTGGTTGGTCGCTCACATGCCTGCGATTTCCCGGAGACGGTAAAACAATTACCTGTTTGTTCGTACGACCGTATAGGCAGTAACCTGAGCAGCTTGCAGATTGACGAGCAGGTTAAGCAACTGCTCACCAATGCCCTGTCGGTTTATGAGCTTAACAATGAGCTGATCGAGCAGCTATTGCCCGATGTGATCATTACGCAAGACCAATGTGCAGTGTGTGCGGTTTCTTTACCTGAAGTTGAAAAGGCGCTATCAGCCCAACTAGGTAAGCCGGCGCAAATCATCTCACTACAGCCTAACAGCCTGGCCGAAATTATAGGTAATATAGAAGAAGTGGCCCGTACGCTGGGCGCTACAACAGCAGGCGAAAACCTAATTGAAGAGCTACAGGAGCGTGTAGATATTATACGCCATAAGCTAAAATTTATTGATGCTAAACCTACAGTAGCTTGTATTGAATGGCTGGATCCGCTTATGGTTTCGGGCAATTGGGTACCCGAACTGGTTGCTATTGCCGGCGGAGAGCCTGTAATGGCCGAAGCAGGCAAGCACTCGCCCTACATACAATGGGAAGACCTGCGCCTGCAAGACCCTGATGTAATTGTGTTAATGGCCTGTGGTTTTTCAATAGAACGCACGTTGAAAGAAGTGGAGACGCTACTGCAGTTGCCGGGCTTTTCTGATTTAAGGGCTGTTAAAAACAAACGCCTTTACATAGCCGATGGCAACCACTATTTTAATCGCCCCGGTCCGCGTATTATAGATTCGATAGAAATACTGGCAGAAATCATTAATCCTAAGCAGTTTATATTTGGATATGAAGGCGACGGGTGGATTAAGTTTGAGGTGTAA
- a CDS encoding ParB/RepB/Spo0J family partition protein, which yields MSVDKKKALGKGLSALLDDSTSINSQKSYTAPETGGVGQNNNGLGSVNEIRIAEIEINPFQPRTDFDEQALIELAESIKVQGLIQPITVRRVNSHSYQLISGERRLRASKRAGLNTIPAYIRTANDQQMLEMALIENIQRENLNAMEVALSFQRMLDECGLKQEELGERVSKNRSTVTNYLRLLKLPPSIQASIRDGDISMGHARALITITDPIKQVHLHQQILQHGLSVRKVEEMVRDLQQGNAQKKEARKPEPVSFQIQKIQDDLASKFSTKVKLKVSNKGAGSIEIPFLSQDDLTRILEMLDW from the coding sequence ATGAGCGTAGACAAGAAGAAAGCATTAGGTAAGGGGTTGAGCGCCCTGCTGGACGACTCAACCAGCATCAACTCGCAAAAAAGCTACACAGCGCCTGAAACCGGTGGCGTAGGCCAGAACAACAACGGATTAGGCTCTGTTAATGAAATACGTATAGCCGAAATTGAAATAAATCCTTTTCAGCCCCGTACTGATTTTGATGAGCAGGCTTTAATAGAGCTGGCCGAATCCATTAAGGTACAAGGCTTAATACAACCCATTACTGTACGCCGGGTAAATTCGCATTCCTATCAGCTTATATCGGGCGAGCGCCGTTTACGTGCATCAAAACGTGCAGGCTTAAATACCATACCTGCCTATATACGCACCGCTAACGACCAGCAAATGCTGGAGATGGCTTTGATAGAAAACATTCAGCGTGAAAACCTGAATGCCATGGAGGTTGCGCTCAGCTTTCAGCGTATGCTGGATGAATGCGGCCTTAAACAGGAAGAACTAGGCGAGCGCGTTAGTAAAAACCGCAGCACAGTTACCAATTACCTGCGTTTATTAAAATTACCGCCCAGCATACAGGCATCCATTCGCGATGGAGATATTAGCATGGGACACGCCCGCGCCTTAATTACAATAACAGACCCGATAAAGCAAGTACACCTGCACCAGCAAATCTTGCAGCATGGCCTTTCGGTTCGTAAGGTTGAGGAAATGGTGCGCGATCTGCAGCAAGGTAACGCCCAAAAGAAAGAGGCACGTAAACCTGAGCCGGTATCCTTTCAGATACAAAAGATTCAGGATGACCTGGCTTCTAAATTTAGCACAAAGGTGAAACTAAAAGTGAGCAACAAAGGCGCAGGCAGTATTGAAATTCCCTTTTTATCACAAGACGATTTGACCCGTATTTTAGAAATGCTGGACTGGTAG
- a CDS encoding LysE family transporter — protein MIFLTFLLGLVVNFTGYIPPGNINLTLTQIAINRGMRQALRFITAFSCVEFFFTFFIMQAAKWLSVQPHIETIIDWVMVILFGTLGTITWLNRKKPPKQKYSDRESIRYGVLLGIINPMQILFWMIAGTYLLAHQWIPPGFFALSVFSLGSAMGSFLCLYAYAKSARYIQSKFALSTQLINTSIALLFFGFAVYHVVKQVWLVLGHHSLDIKIGLAL, from the coding sequence ATGATTTTTCTGACGTTCCTCCTGGGACTGGTTGTAAACTTTACAGGTTACATTCCGCCGGGCAATATAAACCTTACACTCACGCAGATAGCTATTAACCGGGGCATGCGTCAGGCCTTGCGTTTTATTACCGCATTTTCGTGCGTTGAGTTCTTTTTTACTTTTTTTATTATGCAGGCGGCCAAGTGGCTGTCGGTACAACCGCATATCGAAACTATTATTGACTGGGTAATGGTAATCCTTTTTGGCACTTTAGGCACTATTACCTGGCTCAACCGTAAAAAGCCACCCAAACAAAAATATTCCGACCGCGAGAGTATTCGTTACGGTGTTTTACTGGGTATTATTAACCCTATGCAAATTCTTTTTTGGATGATTGCCGGTACTTATTTACTCGCCCACCAGTGGATACCGCCCGGCTTTTTTGCTTTAAGCGTGTTTAGTTTAGGTTCGGCTATGGGATCTTTTTTATGCTTGTATGCTTATGCAAAGTCGGCCCGTTATATTCAAAGCAAGTTTGCCCTAAGCACACAGTTAATCAACACCAGCATTGCGTTGCTTTTTTTCGGGTTTGCGGTTTATCATGTGGTTAAGCAGGTGTGGCTGGTGCTGGGGCATCATTCGCTTGATATTAAGATCGGCTTGGCCTTATAG
- a CDS encoding sorbosone dehydrogenase family protein: MKSKNFLYVSILASAVFSSCQQKQKPDPAQADTVAVETGEKVDLPAPFATKSATTFCKVIGWPKGKTPTAPAGYKVSLYAEELNNPRNIYVASNGDVFAALATTEAKALAKAKSALSGKTKSQNMGESPNTIVIFRDTNGDGVVDNKGLFLAGLNQPFGMAAVGRWFYVANTDGLWRYPYTLGDTRITKPGQRVLKLPAGGYNNHWTRNLLVSKDSTKLYITVGSGSNVAEHGIANEARRANILVVNLDGSDEKIYASGLRNPVGVGFQPGTNTIWTAVNERDELGDDLVPDYLTGVKEGGFYGWPYAYFGQHEDPRRKGERTDLVKKTLIPDVPLGSHTASLGLAFYDGDKFGAKYKNAAFIGQHGSWNRSKLVGYKVVAIPFSNGKPGKPEDFLTGFIANAAKNEVYGRPVGVAVAKDGALLVADDSGNKIWRVSAN; this comes from the coding sequence ATGAAAAGCAAGAATTTCCTGTATGTTTCCATACTTGCCTCTGCTGTTTTTAGCAGTTGTCAGCAGAAACAAAAACCCGATCCTGCGCAAGCGGATACAGTTGCTGTAGAAACCGGTGAGAAAGTTGATTTACCGGCGCCGTTTGCCACCAAATCGGCCACTACATTTTGTAAGGTAATAGGTTGGCCTAAAGGTAAAACGCCCACAGCGCCGGCCGGCTATAAGGTAAGCCTGTATGCCGAAGAACTTAACAACCCGCGTAATATCTACGTGGCATCAAACGGTGATGTATTTGCTGCCCTGGCAACCACTGAAGCTAAAGCACTGGCTAAAGCTAAATCGGCTTTAAGCGGTAAAACAAAATCGCAAAACATGGGCGAGAGCCCCAATACCATAGTTATTTTCAGAGATACGAATGGCGATGGGGTAGTAGATAATAAAGGTCTGTTCCTTGCCGGCCTCAACCAGCCTTTTGGTATGGCTGCAGTTGGCCGGTGGTTTTATGTGGCTAACACTGATGGCCTGTGGCGATACCCTTATACCTTGGGTGATACCCGCATAACCAAACCCGGACAGCGAGTTTTAAAACTGCCTGCTGGTGGTTATAATAACCACTGGACTCGTAATTTACTGGTTAGTAAAGACAGTACAAAGCTTTATATAACGGTAGGGTCGGGCTCAAACGTAGCTGAGCATGGCATAGCTAACGAGGCTCGACGTGCTAATATTCTGGTTGTTAATTTAGATGGTTCAGACGAGAAAATATATGCCAGTGGTTTGCGTAATCCGGTAGGAGTAGGCTTTCAGCCGGGTACGAACACTATTTGGACAGCTGTAAACGAGCGCGACGAACTTGGGGATGATTTAGTGCCAGATTACTTGACCGGTGTTAAAGAAGGTGGCTTTTACGGCTGGCCATATGCCTACTTTGGGCAGCATGAAGATCCACGCCGCAAAGGCGAACGTACTGACCTGGTGAAAAAAACTTTAATTCCAGACGTGCCATTAGGCTCGCATACGGCTTCGCTGGGTTTGGCATTTTACGATGGCGACAAGTTTGGTGCAAAATATAAAAATGCTGCCTTCATTGGTCAGCACGGCTCCTGGAACCGTTCAAAACTGGTTGGATACAAAGTGGTAGCCATTCCGTTTAGTAACGGCAAACCCGGCAAGCCCGAAGATTTCCTGACCGGCTTTATTGCCAACGCAGCTAAAAACGAGGTTTACGGCAGGCCGGTTGGTGTAGCCGTCGCTAAAGACGGCGCCCTGTTGGTAGCCGACGACTCAGGCAATAAAATTTGGCGCGTGAGCGCAAATTAA
- a CDS encoding DUF5683 domain-containing protein produces MKQVLIITLLTFFAFAAKAQKPDTVKTKSVNDSLTRVRDSVASKPVLPKILAKKNKKKYNPDSTHSPGLAFRRSGFVPGWGQIYNHRWWKVPLIYAGLGSLGLALEFNNRYYKQYLKVYQMRRNGDRPDAETSKTITDLYVNTQNANLTQLEGAVNGYQRNFQLSILGVMGAWGIQMIDAYIDAKFIHSYTMDRDLSFKVTPGIMPTGPIYAAGAMPSVMPVIKLTFTMK; encoded by the coding sequence ATGAAACAAGTACTTATCATTACACTTTTAACATTTTTTGCATTCGCAGCCAAGGCTCAAAAACCTGATACTGTGAAAACTAAAAGCGTTAATGATAGTTTGACCCGCGTACGAGATTCAGTAGCCTCCAAGCCAGTTCTGCCTAAGATATTAGCTAAAAAGAATAAAAAAAAATACAACCCGGATAGTACCCACAGTCCGGGTTTGGCATTTCGCCGCTCGGGTTTTGTACCTGGATGGGGACAAATTTACAATCACCGCTGGTGGAAAGTACCCCTTATTTACGCTGGTTTAGGATCGTTAGGATTGGCACTCGAATTTAACAACAGGTATTATAAGCAATACCTTAAAGTTTACCAAATGCGCCGCAATGGCGACCGTCCGGACGCTGAAACGTCCAAAACCATAACCGATCTTTACGTTAATACACAGAACGCAAATCTTACGCAATTAGAAGGCGCTGTAAACGGTTATCAGCGTAATTTTCAATTGAGTATTTTGGGTGTTATGGGTGCATGGGGCATACAAATGATAGATGCCTATATTGACGCCAAGTTTATCCACTCGTATACCATGGACCGCGACCTGAGCTTTAAGGTAACGCCGGGCATTATGCCAACGGGGCCTATTTATGCAGCGGGAGCCATGCCTTCGGTAATGCCGGTTATAAAGCTTACCTTTACCATGAAATAA